Genomic DNA from Danio rerio strain Tuebingen ecotype United States chromosome 22, GRCz12tu, whole genome shotgun sequence:
AGCGCAATAATCAACTGTGATTGTtttccagctgtgtttgatccaGATGCAGATAAAATAATCCAAAAGGTAGTGAGTGAAGGAGGTTCAATCACTCTGAACACTGATGTTCAAGTACAGAAAGATGTTCTGATACTGTGGAGATTCGCAGGAACCAAACCCGGCGTATACAGTAGAAACAGCATGACTACCATCTGTAAAATTGATGGAGAAGCCTCCGAAGAGTTTTTTGATCATGGTGAAAATGAGAAGTTTAAAAACAGACTGGATATGGACAAACCGACTGGATCTCTGATCATCAAAGACATCAGGCTAGAACACTCTGGGTTTTACAAACTACAGATCAGCAATAACACTTTGACCAGACACAGGACATTCAACGTTACTGTTAGTGGTGAGTATCGTAAAGTTGATTGTGTTGTGTTCAGGCTAATATGAGAAGTGTTCCCAAACTCTGTGCTAATTTCTGATCATTTCTTTTAGCGGTTACGAAATCCTGTTTACAAGGCACTTGGATGACCGTCGCTATAGTATTCATGGTGTCTTTTGTGATAATGGTGGTTATTGTGGTTGTTATACAAAGGAATGGTaagtaccattttttttttctgcaacccaggctcattgtaaaTATGTGCATTATGCTACATTTTTGCTACATTTTG
This window encodes:
- the si:dkey-182g1.10 gene encoding uncharacterized protein si:dkey-182g1.10 — its product is MCRNMKKLILAVLVLFLANGVFGFETNGVKSVLVMEGDSVPLYTCQKDTQKYETILWTYGSEDAVIAFFSRGKPFSFPDGNERFKDRLEIDLNTGSLTIRNIRTNHSGVYKVDMTSTSGSPYIRRFNVTVSAVFDPDADKIIQKVVSEGGSITLNTDVQVQKDVLILWRFAGTKPGVYSRNSMTTICKIDGEASEEFFDHGENEKFKNRLDMDKPTGSLIIKDIRLEHSGFYKLQISNNTLTRHRTFNVTVSAVTKSCLQGTWMTVAIVFMVSFVIMVVIVVVIQRNVWFSKGSTPSPVKYARPDERE